The genomic interval GAGTGGAATTTTGCGCCAATAGGGGGCGCCTATGGTATCTCCTTCAGCATATTGGTAATCGAAATAAAGATGCGTGTTGGGTACCTTGATTACACGGTAGCCATGTGTGGCGCCGTCCTGTCCGCCGTCTTGCGGGCCCCGCCACGACATTACTACGGCCGTAGTGTCGAAACCATTATCTATGATTTCATCCCAACCTATCACGCGGCGGCCTTTGGCTGCGAGTCGGTCGGCAGCATACTTCATGATATGGTTCTGAAGTTTTTGCTCGGCGGTACTATATGCGTCGTCCTTCAACCCTAACACATGTATTTTCGATTGACAGGCAGAGCATTTTTCCCACTTGCCATGGGGAACTTCGTCGCCGCCTATGTGTACATATTCAGACGGAAAAATATCGGTTACTTCGTCGAGGACTTCGTCGAGAAAAACATATACGTCCTCGTTGCCAGCACAAAGGATGTCGTCACTGACGCCCCAGCGACACATCACCTCGTAAGGGCCGCCGGTACAACCCAACGATGGATAGCTTGCGAGTGCCGCTGCCATATGTCCGGGCAGGTCTATTTCGGGAATTACCGTGATATGGCGGTCTGCGGCGTATGCCACGATGTCGCGCATCTCAGTTTGGGTAAAACAACCGCCGTAGGGAATGCTGTCGTATTTTTCGCTTGTGCCGATTATGGTGCCGCTGCGCACAGAGCCTATCTCAGCGAGTCTCGGTCGGCTTTTGATTTCCATTCGCCACCCCTGATCATCGGTGAGATGCCAGTGGAAGTGATTGATGTTATGCAACGCCAGCATATCGATATACAACTTCACCGAATCGACAGGGAAGAAATGACGTGCGCAGTCGAGGTGGGCACCGCGGTAGGCAAAGCGCGGAGCATCCTCGATCATCACAGCAGGATAAAGCACATCTTCTCCCTTACCCCCGCGAATCGCCTTGCGCAAGGTTTGCAAGCCATAGAAAGTGCCCGCAGCATCAGCACCGTCAACCACTATGCTGTCGGCGGAAACCGTGATACGGTATCCTTCGTGAGTAGCATTGCAATTGGAAGCAGTGAGCCTTATATACCCTTTCGACGGTGCTTTGCCGATTATGGCTGGGCGGAAGCCCGTAAGAGTCTCAATATATCCGGCAAAAAGCTCAGCGTTGACAAACTGTGTACTGTCGGCAATCACAAGACAAGTCGAGGGAGTGAGGCGGAAGTCACCCCCACTACTTGTAAGTATAGAACAAGGCAGTGGCACTACGTTGTAGTCGGCTTCGACAGCCGTTCGGTGTGTACACGATGCAGCAACAGACAAAATAAGCGTATAGAGGAGTTTTTTCATAAGTATTCAAAAACATATCCATACCGTATAATTCATGCTTCACACGGCATGGATATGTGGTGATATTTGTTATAAAATAACCACCTTGCACACGGCAGAGCCACGGCACTTGATGTTGACATCCTTAACGGAACCAACTGCATACGCCTAAATCGAAGTATTCTGCAAATACGTAGCTATCAGTGGCGATGCTGTCGATGCCTGCCTACATGTTTTCGGTGATTGTCATTTTTGCAGATTGTCAGTTACTTTTATACGTGACGATCGCTTTGGTAATACCATCGATATATTTTATGGTCCAGACTCCGGCATAGGGAATGTTGAGATAGCAATTGTTTTTCAAATCCTGAGGTTTGCCCCACGCAGATTCTTCCATGGAAAGAGGTATGATGGATGTGCCATTGATTGGTCCGTCGGGGTTCCAAAGGGTTCCGTCGGCCTCTCCGGCAGCTATTTGTTCCGGAGTTGCGGTATATACGTTCAGCGACTCTTGCTGTGTTGTTGTGATCACGAGTGTGGCTTCGCCGTCGATAACATCGACTACCGCCTTCGGATTCTTCGGATCCGAGTTAGTGACCATACCGTTTACATCGACATTCGACCCCAGCAAATAGATTTTTTCAGGCGTATCGGGGCGAGGAGCAGCCTTATACGTAACAATTGCTTTGGAGATATCGTCGGTGTATTTTATGGTCCAGATTCCGGCACAGGGTATGTCAAGGAAACTGTTGTTTTTCACGAACTGAATTCTGCCCCATGCAGATTCTTCCATGGAAAGAGGTATGATGGATGTGCCATTGATTGGTCCGTCGGGGTTCCAAAGGGTTCCGTCGGCCTCTCCGGCAGCTATTTGTTCCGGAG from uncultured Alistipes sp. carries:
- a CDS encoding beta-N-acetylhexosaminidase yields the protein MKKLLYTLILSVAASCTHRTAVEADYNVVPLPCSILTSSGGDFRLTPSTCLVIADSTQFVNAELFAGYIETLTGFRPAIIGKAPSKGYIRLTASNCNATHEGYRITVSADSIVVDGADAAGTFYGLQTLRKAIRGGKGEDVLYPAVMIEDAPRFAYRGAHLDCARHFFPVDSVKLYIDMLALHNINHFHWHLTDDQGWRMEIKSRPRLAEIGSVRSGTIIGTSEKYDSIPYGGCFTQTEMRDIVAYAADRHITVIPEIDLPGHMAAALASYPSLGCTGGPYEVMCRWGVSDDILCAGNEDVYVFLDEVLDEVTDIFPSEYVHIGGDEVPHGKWEKCSACQSKIHVLGLKDDAYSTAEQKLQNHIMKYAADRLAAKGRRVIGWDEIIDNGFDTTAVVMSWRGPQDGGQDGATHGYRVIKVPNTHLYFDYQYAEGDTIGAPYWRKIPLDSVYAYRPVPEYFTPAQAANVIGVQGNVWTEFIPSFREVQYMALPRMAALAELQWCDAPKDFDAFIGRLRCLLPLYEAEGYCYRPLENK